Part of the Patescibacteria group bacterium genome is shown below.
CTGAAAGCCCGATGCGCGATGCTTCGCTCGAATGAGCGCCTGCGGCGCTGGGGGTTTTGTTTTGTGGATATCCTAATTATTTTTTCTTGCCAACTACACTTACAGTCTTCTTAACCTTCGTCGTATTATCAAAACCTCGTTTTCGTGTGTGGCCATATGCAACAACTCCTTCCTTGAGAGCAAAGAGGGTGTGATCCTTTCCCAAACCAACGTTTTGACCCGCAAGAATACGAGTGCCACGCTGACGAACAATTACAGAACCAATCTGAGCAGATTCGCCTCCATAAAGCTTAATACCAAGGTATTTTGGATTTACATCGGTAAGGTTTTTCGCTGTTCCGCCGGCCTTCTTTGTTGCCATATAATAGTATTAAAGACAAAATTGAATAATATCGATATAATTTAAGTGCCATGAGTATAAAGGATTATTGGGAAAAAATCAAGTTTAGCAGCTGGCTTTCAGAGGGCAGCCAAAGGTATTACACGACAATCCTAATTATCCTTGTAGGGCTTAGTTCTTTTGGTCTGGGACGACTTTCCGTAGCGAATACTAGCCGTGAGCCCATTACCATTGAGCAGGGAAGTGAAGCAATCAAGAATATCGATACCACAAAACTACAGGCCACAGCCATTCAAAGCCTTGCGCCAACCCAACCGGCGGGAACGGCAAAAGCTGGTGGAATTGTTGCCTCAAAAAATGGCACCAAATATTATTTCCCGTGGTGTGGATCGGCAAACAACATTGCTGAAAAAAATAAAGTTTGGTTTAATTCGGAAGCCGAAGCGAGAGCCAAGGGTTACGAGCCGGCATCAAACTGTAAAGGATTAAAATAGACAAATACGCATATTTGCGTCTTTAGCTCAGTGGTAGAGCGTTCCGTTCACATCGGAAAGGCCGTAAGTTCGATCCTTACAAGACGCACCAATTTAATTTCTACTTGTAAAAAAATCTCATTTGGATAATACTAAATATCCGCGATGGAGTGGCAATCGCGTCTGTGACTGTGTACTGGAGTTACACCAACACAGAGGCGCCGAGTGTGCGTTGGATTTTACTCCAAAATCTACAAGGAGGTATATCCACGCTCGGCGCTAACCCTTTTCTGGATGTTCTTTTTCTTGAATCCAAACCGCGAAAACTATTCGCGGTTTTCTTTTACCCAAAATTTGCCGACTTTAATAAATCTGTTACTATTCTCGTTGAAACAACGGGTTACGGAGTGTAGTATAACGGTAGTATGTACGATTCGGGTTCGTA
Proteins encoded:
- the rpmA gene encoding 50S ribosomal protein L27, with product MATKKAGGTAKNLTDVNPKYLGIKLYGGESAQIGSVIVRQRGTRILAGQNVGLGKDHTLFALKEGVVAYGHTRKRGFDNTTKVKKTVSVVGKKK